Proteins encoded in a region of the Microbacterium neungamense genome:
- a CDS encoding response regulator transcription factor: MNRILIAEDEERIASFVEKGLRANGFRCETVTDGGSAVEFARSGGFDLMVLDIGLPGLDGFSVLRQLRSERVDLPIIILTARDAVEDTVAGLSGGADDYMRKPFAFDELLARIRLRLASAAPAEAVVLRSGELSLDLRTRRAVADGRSVDLTAREFALLETFLRHPEEVLSRQQLLSRVWEFDFDPGSNVVDVYIRYLRGKIGAERIETVRGAGYRLRCM, translated from the coding sequence GTGAACCGCATCCTCATCGCCGAGGACGAGGAGCGCATCGCCTCCTTCGTGGAGAAGGGCCTGCGCGCGAACGGATTCCGCTGCGAGACGGTCACGGACGGCGGGTCCGCGGTGGAGTTCGCCCGGAGTGGCGGCTTCGACCTGATGGTGCTCGACATCGGCCTGCCGGGCCTCGACGGGTTCAGCGTGCTGCGCCAGCTGCGCTCGGAGCGCGTGGATCTGCCGATCATCATCCTCACCGCGCGCGACGCCGTGGAGGACACCGTGGCGGGGCTGTCCGGCGGCGCCGACGACTACATGCGCAAGCCGTTCGCGTTCGACGAGCTGCTCGCGCGGATCCGGCTGCGGCTGGCATCCGCCGCGCCGGCCGAGGCGGTCGTGCTGCGCTCCGGTGAGCTGTCCCTGGATCTCCGCACCCGCCGCGCGGTTGCCGACGGCCGCAGCGTCGACCTGACCGCGCGGGAGTTCGCGCTGCTCGAGACCTTCCTGCGGCATCCGGAGGAGGTGCTCTCGCGGCAGCAGCTGCTGAGCCGGGTGTGGGAGTTCGATTTCGACCCGGGATCGAACGTCGTCGACGTCTACATCCGGTACCTGCGGGGCAAGATCGGGGCCGAGCGGATCGAGACGGTGCGCGGCGCGGGTTACCGTCTGCGCTGCATGTGA
- a CDS encoding DUF4956 domain-containing protein has product MSLLVPILTDLVAIVLLAYALYFRRHRRRDLLLSYVALNVGVLAVTIAMSSVPVSVGLGMGLFGILSIIRLRSDQITQQEIAYYFVALALGLLAGLRPAPEWMTPALSALMLGVMLVADSRWTAARTRHHTLVLDRAYTDERQLTDAVTRLLDASVLRVEVRDLDLVRDTTLVDVRYRVRAARPASVRGGTGSRPAIARTERMPEEALA; this is encoded by the coding sequence ATGTCCCTGCTCGTCCCGATCCTGACCGATCTCGTCGCGATCGTCCTCCTCGCCTACGCGCTGTATTTCCGGCGGCACCGGCGACGCGACCTGCTGCTGTCCTACGTCGCGCTGAATGTCGGTGTGCTCGCAGTGACCATCGCGATGAGCTCGGTCCCGGTGAGCGTCGGCCTCGGCATGGGGCTGTTCGGCATCCTGTCGATCATCCGGCTGCGCTCCGATCAGATCACGCAGCAGGAGATCGCGTACTACTTCGTCGCCCTCGCCCTCGGTCTGCTGGCGGGGCTCCGGCCCGCGCCGGAGTGGATGACCCCCGCGCTGTCGGCGCTCATGCTCGGGGTGATGCTGGTCGCGGACAGTCGATGGACCGCCGCGCGGACCCGTCATCACACGCTCGTGCTGGACCGGGCGTACACCGACGAGCGTCAGCTGACCGACGCCGTCACCCGGCTGCTCGACGCCTCGGTGCTGCGCGTGGAGGTACGGGACCTCGATCTGGTCCGGGACACCACGCTCGTCGATGTCCGCTATCGCGTCCGCGCCGCGCGGCCGGCATCCGTCCGAGGCGGCACCGGGAGCCGGCCCGCCATCGCGCGAACGGAGCGGATGCCGGAGGAGGCGCTCGCGTGA
- a CDS encoding polyphosphate polymerase domain-containing protein, producing MILAEVLGALPPISLPELNAQAALMNRVDRKYFVPRDTLAELIAALGTEARILRIAGRNRFRYWTVYLDTERFDFFRQHVQRRRHRFKVRTRTYCDSGGDVLEVKTKGARDLTVKHRIAWDPAVPWQQDEAGQAFVSRITGMDAAQLRPVLHTLYRRSTLVLGDQRITLDADLEFGTAERRITGPDDILVETKTPAGASDLDRMLVRAGIRPHRVSKYCLAASILYPQLPGNDWARLRRTYWSLLPPTLDPPPPVDQETR from the coding sequence GTGATCCTCGCCGAGGTGCTGGGCGCCCTGCCGCCGATCTCGCTGCCGGAGCTGAACGCGCAGGCGGCGCTGATGAACCGGGTGGATCGGAAGTACTTCGTCCCGAGGGACACGCTCGCCGAGCTCATCGCCGCCCTGGGGACCGAGGCCCGCATCCTGCGCATCGCCGGGCGGAACCGCTTCCGCTACTGGACTGTGTACCTCGACACCGAGCGGTTCGACTTCTTCCGCCAGCATGTTCAACGGCGCCGGCACCGCTTCAAGGTGCGCACCCGCACCTACTGCGACTCCGGCGGGGACGTGCTCGAGGTGAAGACGAAGGGAGCCAGGGATCTCACGGTCAAGCATCGGATCGCGTGGGACCCCGCGGTGCCGTGGCAGCAGGACGAAGCGGGGCAGGCGTTCGTGAGCAGGATCACCGGAATGGATGCCGCGCAGCTGCGACCCGTGCTGCACACCCTGTACCGCCGCTCGACCCTGGTGCTCGGCGACCAGCGGATCACCCTCGACGCCGACCTCGAGTTCGGCACGGCGGAGCGGCGCATCACCGGCCCTGACGACATCCTGGTCGAGACCAAGACGCCGGCGGGCGCGTCCGACCTGGACCGGATGCTGGTGCGCGCGGGCATCCGCCCCCACCGTGTGAGCAAGTACTGCCTAGCCGCGTCGATCCTGTACCCGCAGCTGCCCGGCAACGACTGGGCCCGCCTCCGCCGCACCTATTGGAGCCTTCTGCCGCCTACGCTCGATCCGCCGCCGCCCGTCGACCAGGAGACGCGGTGA